The Apium graveolens cultivar Ventura chromosome 3, ASM990537v1, whole genome shotgun sequence sequence GTCTTTAATCATACCCTTTGCCGCACTAAAAGAAGACGGAAGATTTACATGAGGGAAAACCTCCTTTATCAATTCAAGTAAGTCACTAAATCCTGATTCGCTAAATCCATGAATGCACTTTAGTTGATAAAGCCTAACTAAGAAAGTTAATCGACAAAATTTTTTGCACTCGGGATATAACGGTTGTCCACCTTCCTTAACAAGGCGATAAAATTTCCTTGCGTCATCGTTTAGTCCTGTTCTACCAACGTGGTCAGTAACGTCATTAGTACCATATGCATTGTGTATCATAGCATCAAATTCATCTCCAAGACCTAGACCTATATTAATATCCATCTCATCAGCAACCCTATCTATCTCATGGGTTGAGACCCCGTAAATCCATTCAACGGAATGGGGATAAGGACCATTACAGACTAGATGTTCATGTATAGCCTTAGCACCACTCCAAAAATGATTACCACATTTCTTACAAGGGCACTTAAGCTCGTTTCCTACGGCATATCGGGAAAATTCTCGGTTAACAAAAGCTTCAACTCCCTTCTTATATCTATCACTGTACTTGGGAAGTGTTACCCATTTCTCTCCTTCAACATCCATTTTCTACATAAATTATTTGAAACAAAACCACAAAATTCACTTAAGTTTTCAACACAATCAGACAACAACAAGAACCAAGAACAAAAAAACAGACCAAGAACAGGGCAGTTTGACTTATAATTACAACAAGAACACAAAAAAACAGACCAAGAACAGGGCACTTTTGACTTAAAATAACAGGGTATTTTGACTTTAAAACatcaaaaaattaaaacaaaattctCAGAAATAGTCAGACCAAGAACCTACTAATTTtacaaaaacacaaaacaaaaacaaaatacaaAAGAACACAAAAAGCACAAAAAATACACAAAATTTTTACATGCATTCACAAATAATCAGAGAGAGGAGTGTTTGAAGAGTGAGAGAGATGAGTTTTACCTTATATCAAGCTTTAATCGAGTTTAATCGCGCTTCAATCGAGCTTCAAGTGAGAGAGATGAGCTTCAAGCCTTCGAGATGTGAAAAAGCCTTCGAGATGAACTTCGAGTTGCGACGGAGAGATGTGGGAGAGGTGTGAGAGAGGTGTGTGAGGGAGAGATGTGAGAGAGTGTGAGAGAGGTGTGCGAGAGAGAGATGTGAGGGAGATCTAAGAGAGAGAGATGCGAGGGAGGTCTGAGAGAGAGAAATGAGGTGAATTTTTGTGTAATAGATTTGGGGGTGAATTTTTGTCCAAATAAAAGGGTATTCAATTTTTTGTGCCAAAATAAAAGTGTAAAATAACTTTTGGTATCCCGCCACCCCCAATTTCAGTGTTCCCTCCTGTGTTTTCGGTCAATTTGACCAAAAGCATTACTATTATTGCAACATTATTTGAAATATGTTGCACGTTTTACAATTTTTTCAAATTGGACCTTAACCATGCAACACTTATGTATTTTATGTAACACTTTTATAAATTATTGCAATAGAGTTGAAAATTTTGTTCTACTGCAACATTTTCTGCAACACAATTATATTTTTTGCTTGCAATAAGCCATATTTGGTGTagtgtcatcattgaaaaagtagctctagtctcaggactcaaacacaatctgcttagtgttagtcaaatatgtgacagaggttatcatgtggattctttgaagaacactgtgaagttgtaaacaaatctacaggcaaagttgttctgaaggaatacaggcatggtaacatttatgaagccaagctttcaacaagttctgatggttctgcaatctgtcggttaagcagagcatcaattgaagaaagctggaattggcacaagaaactctctcatttaaatttcaacaatataaatgaactagtcaagaaagatcttgtgagaggactgccaaaatcagtatttgctcctgatggcctttgtgattcatgtcaaaaggcaaaacaaacaaaatcttcattcaagagcaacactgaatcttcaattcttgagccttatcacctactacatgttaatctacttggtccagtgaatgtcatgtctattgcaaagaagaaatatgctatggtcatagtagatgagtttaccagatacacatgggtgtatttcttgcacataaaaagtgaaactgcatctatcttgattgatcatatcaaacaactggataaattggtcaaagactctgtgaaaatcataagaagtgataatggcactgagttcaagaatttgattatggaagagttctgcaaagaccatggaataaagcaggaattctcagctcctggaactccatagcaaaatggagttattgagagaaagaacagaactcttattgaagctgcatgaactatgcttgatgaagcataattaccaacctacttttgggatgaagctgtgcagactgcttgttttactcagaatgcaataCTTATCTACAAGCGGAAAgacatcatatgagatggtgaagaaaaagaagccaaatcttaagtactttcatgtatttggatgtaagtattttgttcttaagactcatcctcaacagctatccaaatttgatctaaaagctgatgaaggaatttttgttggatatccactttccacaaaagccttcagagtctataatttaagaacaagggttgtcatggaatctatcaatgtctcttttgatgataagaagattactgaacttgaagatttcaatgatcatgatcagctgagatttgagaatg is a genomic window containing:
- the LOC141714131 gene encoding uncharacterized protein LOC141714131, producing MDVEGEKWVTLPKYSDRYKKGVEAFVNREFSRYAVGNELKCPCKKCGNHFWSGAKAIHEHLVCNGPYPHSVEWIYGVSTHEIDRVADEMDINIGLGLGDEFDAMIHNAYGTNDVTDHVGRTGLNDDARKFYRLVKEGGQPLYPECKKFCRLTFLVRLYQLKCIHGFSESGFSDLLELIKEVFPHVNLPSSFSAAKGMIKDLGLDYQKIHACPNDCMLFWAENEKLENCAKCGTSRWRVVEKKVKARSDANIELASNPKIPAKVMRCFPLKPRMQRMFLSSDFSSSMTWYALSRKKDGRLRHPADGKGWKSMDSKYPEFAAEMRNVRLGLAADGFNPYRSMNISHSTWPVVLVNYNLPPG